From a single Anomaloglossus baeobatrachus isolate aAnoBae1 chromosome 8, aAnoBae1.hap1, whole genome shotgun sequence genomic region:
- the EBNA1BP2 gene encoding putative rRNA-processing protein EBP2 isoform X2, with translation MSEHEEDSASDLDSDLDPSELTDKELQEAFIQGKLKPGLNLVLDEKKKPPNDVNGLKQSLKDLKKTLTWVERLDVTTAPVPDPAIQNREETQDTDVDAEDDFKREMCFYRQAQAAVLFALPRLQQLKVSTKRPEDYFAEMAKTDQHMQKVRKKLQAKQISMEKSEKAKQLRALRKYGKKVQVEVLQKRQKEKSNMMHQIKKYQKGLSDKLDFLEGDQHQQKSDGVQRKGKKGPNAKRKYKDQKFGFGGRKKGSKMNTKESVNDVSRFRGSVAHGRGPHRPGKKGGKNANKRPGKKVRQKMKNKGR, from the exons ATGTCGGAGCACGAAGAGGACAGCGCCTCGGATCTGGACTCAGACTTGGACCCTTCAGAACTGACGGATAAAGAG CTGCAAGAAGCCTTCATTCAGGGGAAGCTGAAACCGGGATTAAATTTAGTACTGGATGAAAAGAAGAAGCCGCCTAATGATGTG AATGGACTGAAGCAAAGTCTGAAGGACTTGAAGAAAACCCTGACCTGGGTGGAGCGTCTGGATGTGACTACGGCCCCGGTACCAGACCCAGCGATTCAGAACAGAGAGGAGACACAAGACACAGATGTGGACGCAGAGGACGACTTCAAAAGGGAGATGTGCTT TTACCGCCAGGCTCAGGCTGCAGTCCTCTTCGCTTTGCCTCGTCTTCAACAGCTAAAAGTCTCTACAAAACGTCCTGAAGATTATTTTGCAGAGATGGCCAAAACCGACCAACATATGCAGAAG GTGAGAAAGAAACTTCAAGCCAAACAGATCTCAATGGAGAAATCAGAAAAAGCCAAACAGCTGCGAGCTCTGAGGAAGTACGGGAAGAAG GTGCAAGTTGAAGTTTTGCAAAAGAGACAGAAGGAGAAATCCAACATGATGCATCAAATCAAAAAGTATCAGAAAG GTCTTTCTGATAAGCTGGATTTTCTAGAGGGCGATCAACATCAACAGAAATCTGATGGAGTACAACGGAAGGGGAAGAAAGG ACCGAACGCCAAGAGAAAATACAAAGATCAGAAATTTGGATTTGGAGGAAGGAAAAAAGGCTCAAAGATGAACACAAAGGAAAGTGTTAATGATGTGTCGCGTTTCCGAGGGAGTGTGGCTCATGGACGTGGCCCCCACAGACCCGGGAAGAAGGGAGGCAAGAACGCAAAT AAGAGACCGGGTAAGAAGGTGCGGCAGAAGATGAAGAATAAGGGAAGATGA
- the EBNA1BP2 gene encoding putative rRNA-processing protein EBP2 isoform X1: MKSSSAASATCEHPRDVSERRRAAMSEHEEDSASDLDSDLDPSELTDKELQEAFIQGKLKPGLNLVLDEKKKPPNDVNGLKQSLKDLKKTLTWVERLDVTTAPVPDPAIQNREETQDTDVDAEDDFKREMCFYRQAQAAVLFALPRLQQLKVSTKRPEDYFAEMAKTDQHMQKVRKKLQAKQISMEKSEKAKQLRALRKYGKKVQVEVLQKRQKEKSNMMHQIKKYQKGLSDKLDFLEGDQHQQKSDGVQRKGKKGPNAKRKYKDQKFGFGGRKKGSKMNTKESVNDVSRFRGSVAHGRGPHRPGKKGGKNANKRPGKKVRQKMKNKGR, translated from the exons GAGACGAGCCGCCATGTCGGAGCACGAAGAGGACAGCGCCTCGGATCTGGACTCAGACTTGGACCCTTCAGAACTGACGGATAAAGAG CTGCAAGAAGCCTTCATTCAGGGGAAGCTGAAACCGGGATTAAATTTAGTACTGGATGAAAAGAAGAAGCCGCCTAATGATGTG AATGGACTGAAGCAAAGTCTGAAGGACTTGAAGAAAACCCTGACCTGGGTGGAGCGTCTGGATGTGACTACGGCCCCGGTACCAGACCCAGCGATTCAGAACAGAGAGGAGACACAAGACACAGATGTGGACGCAGAGGACGACTTCAAAAGGGAGATGTGCTT TTACCGCCAGGCTCAGGCTGCAGTCCTCTTCGCTTTGCCTCGTCTTCAACAGCTAAAAGTCTCTACAAAACGTCCTGAAGATTATTTTGCAGAGATGGCCAAAACCGACCAACATATGCAGAAG GTGAGAAAGAAACTTCAAGCCAAACAGATCTCAATGGAGAAATCAGAAAAAGCCAAACAGCTGCGAGCTCTGAGGAAGTACGGGAAGAAG GTGCAAGTTGAAGTTTTGCAAAAGAGACAGAAGGAGAAATCCAACATGATGCATCAAATCAAAAAGTATCAGAAAG GTCTTTCTGATAAGCTGGATTTTCTAGAGGGCGATCAACATCAACAGAAATCTGATGGAGTACAACGGAAGGGGAAGAAAGG ACCGAACGCCAAGAGAAAATACAAAGATCAGAAATTTGGATTTGGAGGAAGGAAAAAAGGCTCAAAGATGAACACAAAGGAAAGTGTTAATGATGTGTCGCGTTTCCGAGGGAGTGTGGCTCATGGACGTGGCCCCCACAGACCCGGGAAGAAGGGAGGCAAGAACGCAAAT AAGAGACCGGGTAAGAAGGTGCGGCAGAAGATGAAGAATAAGGGAAGATGA